One Bacillus solimangrovi genomic window carries:
- a CDS encoding stage V sporulation protein AB: MTIEILFIMFIGLAGGLAVGSGFVAFLAVLGIIPRLTQLTKTMKFIRAYEWSVVAGACAGGWFGLRGMNFHLSSLLLIPIGLGCGVFIGMLAAALTEVLNVLPILAKRIGIDGQIVILLMAIVFGKIFGSLFQWIYFVDL; this comes from the coding sequence ATGACAATTGAAATTCTATTCATTATGTTCATTGGTCTAGCTGGAGGATTAGCGGTTGGTTCAGGATTTGTTGCCTTTCTTGCAGTACTTGGGATTATCCCACGATTAACTCAATTAACGAAAACGATGAAATTTATACGAGCATATGAATGGAGTGTAGTTGCGGGAGCTTGTGCAGGTGGATGGTTTGGATTACGAGGAATGAACTTTCATTTATCTTCTTTGTTATTAATTCCGATTGGATTAGGATGCGGTGTGTTCATTGGAATGCTCGCTGCCGCATTAACTGAAGTGTTGAATGTGTTACCGATATTGGCAAAACGAATTGGCATTGATGGTCAAATTGTTATCTTGCTCATGGCTATTGTGTTTGGGAAAATTTTTGGCTCGTTATTTCAATGGATATATTTTGTCGATCTATAA
- the sigF gene encoding RNA polymerase sporulation sigma factor SigF has translation MDVEVKKEETYLQDHEVKDLIKRSQAGDYEARDTIVERNMRLVWSVVQRFLNRGYEPDDLFQIGCIGLLKSVDKFDLSYDVKFSTYAVPMIIGEIQRFIRDDGTVKVSRSLKETGNKIRRKKDELSKKYGRAPTVTEIADELDLSVEDVVMAQEASRAPSSIHETVYENDGDPITLLDQIADQTETKWFDKIALEEAIRTLDERERLIVYMRYYKDKTQSEVAERLGISQVQVSRLEKKILKQMKQHIKTD, from the coding sequence ATGGATGTGGAGGTCAAGAAAGAAGAAACTTATTTACAGGATCATGAGGTGAAGGACCTTATAAAACGCAGTCAGGCTGGTGACTATGAGGCTCGTGATACGATTGTTGAGCGGAATATGCGTCTCGTTTGGTCTGTTGTCCAACGATTCCTTAATCGAGGTTATGAGCCAGACGATCTTTTTCAAATAGGTTGTATAGGGTTACTTAAATCAGTTGATAAGTTTGACTTAAGTTATGATGTGAAGTTCTCAACTTATGCTGTTCCGATGATAATCGGAGAAATCCAAAGGTTTATTCGTGATGATGGTACGGTGAAGGTAAGTCGTTCCTTGAAGGAAACGGGCAATAAGATACGAAGAAAAAAAGATGAACTTTCAAAAAAATATGGCAGAGCACCAACAGTTACAGAAATCGCAGACGAACTTGATCTTTCTGTTGAAGATGTAGTGATGGCGCAAGAAGCGAGTCGCGCGCCATCTTCAATTCATGAAACCGTTTATGAAAATGATGGAGATCCAATTACACTATTAGACCAGATTGCCGATCAAACAGAAACGAAATGGTTTGACAAAATTGCTCTTGAAGAAGCGATACGCACACTTGATGAACGAGAGCGTCTTATCGTCTACATGAGGTATTATAAAGATAAGACACAGTCAGAGGTGGCTGAGCGTCTTGGCATCTCCCAAGTCCAAGTATCTAGACTGGAAAAGAAGATTTTAAAACAAATGAAGCAACATATTAAAACCGATTAA
- a CDS encoding stage V sporulation protein AA: MQKVCYLRLHQRVMTKQNQALRLSDVARISAEVEVKEIIKDIIVHQVSPQDKSIIIIEMIKIIDLIMEVDPEIDIQITGPNQVLVEVMVAKKNWSILSFSAVWLLLFFGAGLAIMNFHEDVSMQGVHQKIYTLITGKEEKKPLLFQIPYSIGLGLGMVLFFNHLFKKRFNEEPSPLEVEMFKYQQDLDQYMIINENKESIKKLDDN; the protein is encoded by the coding sequence ATGCAGAAAGTTTGTTATCTCAGGTTACACCAACGTGTTATGACAAAACAAAATCAAGCCTTGAGACTTAGCGATGTTGCGCGAATTTCGGCTGAGGTTGAAGTGAAAGAAATAATTAAAGATATCATCGTTCATCAAGTATCTCCACAAGATAAAAGCATCATTATCATCGAAATGATAAAAATAATCGACTTAATTATGGAGGTTGATCCTGAGATTGACATTCAAATAACAGGACCAAATCAAGTGCTTGTTGAGGTTATGGTAGCAAAGAAAAATTGGTCAATTTTATCTTTTTCAGCTGTATGGTTATTACTCTTTTTTGGGGCAGGCCTTGCGATAATGAATTTTCATGAGGATGTAAGTATGCAAGGGGTTCATCAAAAAATATATACACTGATAACTGGAAAAGAAGAGAAGAAACCACTATTGTTTCAAATTCCTTATTCAATAGGTTTGGGTTTAGGGATGGTATTGTTCTTTAATCATCTCTTTAAGAAACGTTTCAATGAAGAACCAAGTCCTCTAGAAGTAGAAATGTTCAAATATCAGCAAGATCTAGACCAATATATGATCATTAATGAAAATAAAGAGAGTATTAAAAAACTTGATGACAATTGA
- the spoIIAA gene encoding anti-sigma F factor antagonist, producing the protein MSLSIELETKNDVLLVRLQGELDHHTSEQLREEIQAVLEERKIQHLILNMESLTFMDSSGLGVILGRYKQIQSQGGRMLVCSISPSVQRLFEMSGIFKIIQFVDDEQFALQSLGVA; encoded by the coding sequence GTGAGTCTTTCAATTGAACTTGAAACAAAGAACGATGTGTTGTTAGTACGTTTGCAAGGTGAATTAGATCATCACACTTCGGAACAGTTGAGGGAAGAAATTCAAGCTGTATTAGAAGAACGAAAAATTCAACACTTAATCTTAAATATGGAGTCCTTAACTTTTATGGATAGTTCTGGACTTGGCGTTATCCTAGGGCGTTATAAACAAATTCAAAGTCAAGGTGGGCGAATGCTCGTTTGTTCTATTTCACCTTCTGTACAACGGTTATTTGAAATGTCTGGGATTTTTAAAATTATTCAATTTGTCGATGATGAGCAATTCGCACTACAATCACTGGGGGTGGCATAA
- the spoIIAB gene encoding anti-sigma F factor, protein MKNEMNLQFSALSQNESFARVTVAAFIAQLDPTMDELTEIKTVVSEAVTNAIIHGYDNNPDGIVYISVTLEHEGIVHLTIEDRGMGIEDLDEARQPLFTTKPELERSGMGFTIMENFMDEVDIETRADAGTTIRLKKHLSKSKALCN, encoded by the coding sequence ATGAAAAACGAAATGAACTTACAGTTTTCCGCCCTCAGTCAAAATGAATCATTTGCACGTGTCACAGTTGCTGCGTTCATTGCTCAGTTGGACCCAACCATGGATGAATTGACAGAAATTAAGACTGTTGTCTCAGAGGCTGTAACAAATGCGATTATCCATGGATATGACAATAATCCTGATGGAATTGTGTATATTTCAGTCACGTTGGAACATGAAGGCATCGTGCATCTTACGATTGAAGATAGAGGAATGGGTATTGAAGACTTAGATGAAGCACGTCAACCGTTATTTACGACTAAACCTGAGTTAGAACGATCAGGAATGGGATTCACAATTATGGAAAATTTCATGGATGAAGTCGATATTGAAACAAGAGCAGACGCTGGAACAACAATTAGATTAAAAAAACATCTTTCAAAAAGCAAAGCGTTATGCAATTAA